In Edaphobacter paludis, a single window of DNA contains:
- a CDS encoding beta-propeller fold lactonase family protein produces the protein MALVVSVAMGLGMTACGGGTVGFMWVLGTQYNQIAGFKIDDYTGNLTNIPHEPFTSGGANPVSLVVSPGGRYLYVVNEGVTPTSGNTSGTQQCGTNGSGVAEFSIGGDGVLTFQQCFASQGSMPVWAQMDSTGGFLYVLDQQAPNAVCGVNATPGSCVGDITVFSVANDTGRLTLVPNKQIKNADGTQLTYFPVGNTPIMMKAAGGGCLFTVDSGDQTVFPYSIGAGGQLTLPSNTTIQTNAGRLTSINAGSSADVYLTDAAPDANSPGGYILPYTVGSGCSLNTVTGGKVANLAQTSNPVFSMYAAGSSSNYLYVANQSTTNSNAPAYSSISAFSIDKTTGKLQMIANTQGNNPYPVGSGPVCMVEDPSSQYVYTSNNVDGTVTGFSLDKSTGQLSNLRRGSKFTATGLATCLAVSGNVN, from the coding sequence ATGGCCTTGGTAGTGTCCGTAGCGATGGGTCTGGGCATGACGGCGTGCGGTGGAGGCACCGTCGGTTTCATGTGGGTTCTTGGCACGCAGTATAACCAGATCGCCGGTTTCAAGATCGACGACTACACGGGTAATCTGACAAACATCCCGCACGAGCCGTTCACCTCCGGCGGGGCAAATCCTGTCTCGCTCGTCGTGAGTCCGGGCGGTCGTTATCTTTATGTGGTCAACGAAGGTGTTACTCCGACCTCGGGTAATACGTCGGGAACGCAGCAGTGCGGCACCAATGGTAGCGGCGTTGCTGAATTCAGCATCGGCGGCGATGGTGTCCTGACCTTCCAGCAGTGCTTTGCGAGCCAGGGCTCCATGCCGGTCTGGGCACAGATGGACAGCACTGGGGGTTTTCTGTATGTTCTCGACCAGCAGGCGCCTAACGCTGTCTGCGGTGTGAATGCTACGCCCGGTTCCTGCGTGGGCGACATCACCGTATTCTCGGTCGCCAATGACACCGGTCGCCTGACGCTCGTGCCGAACAAGCAGATCAAGAACGCGGATGGAACGCAGCTCACCTACTTCCCGGTCGGCAATACTCCGATCATGATGAAGGCCGCTGGCGGAGGCTGCCTGTTTACGGTGGACTCTGGCGACCAGACTGTCTTCCCTTACTCGATCGGAGCCGGTGGCCAGTTGACACTGCCCAGCAACACGACGATTCAAACCAATGCCGGACGTCTGACATCGATCAACGCGGGCAGCAGCGCGGATGTCTATCTGACAGATGCAGCACCCGACGCCAACAGCCCGGGCGGTTACATTCTGCCTTATACCGTCGGCAGCGGTTGCTCTCTGAACACGGTGACCGGCGGCAAAGTGGCGAATCTGGCACAGACGTCGAATCCCGTCTTCTCGATGTATGCAGCGGGCAGCAGCAGCAATTATCTCTACGTTGCCAACCAGTCGACGACGAACTCAAATGCTCCTGCGTATAGCTCGATCTCGGCATTCAGCATTGACAAGACGACTGGCAAGCTTCAGATGATTGCGAATACGCAGGGAAACAATCCGTATCCCGTCGGCTCCGGACCGGTGTGTATGGTCGAAGATCCATCGAGCCAATACGTTTACACCTCGAACAACGTAGATGGCACGGTTACGGGATTCAGCCTGGACAAGAGTACCGGTCAACTCTCAAATCTGAGGAGAGGCTCGAAGTTCACGGCGACAGGGTTGGCGACTTGCCTCGCGGTAAGCGGAAACGTTAATTAG
- a CDS encoding beta-propeller fold lactonase family protein yields the protein MKLNNIGRGALASILSLAVGLGVTACSRDYTLAYVYVTTAAPLSAGSSTDGGVSAFAVDYQSGALTPLADSPIPAGKKPVTLVAGPASANGQFIYVVNHDDSTVMEFSIGTDGKLYLKNTYNTTGSLPTAAAIDAAGTFLYVTNTYQNGPNNTQLYTPASPGPGSVTIFPINKDGSLGTPATQNVGNLPVAIVASKLSNYVYVLDQENATTSPLGVILGYSENSSNGALTPTAGGTVVLNGVTVGNGYPAGTTPSAIAEDPSARFVYVTDKATNQLYGYLTGTGGALTTMTNGPFSTGTFPVSVTIDPRGKYMYVANYNDNTVSAYAIDVATGAPVSSTGSATTNVGTTPTCIAIEPAKGQYLYVSNYLDGTITGESLNSHNGGLTAVQNTPFPSSGLPTCAVAVANGSYGHPNQIINP from the coding sequence ATGAAGTTGAATAACATCGGCCGTGGAGCACTGGCCTCGATTTTGTCTCTTGCAGTTGGTCTTGGCGTAACGGCGTGCAGCCGCGACTATACGTTGGCGTACGTCTATGTAACGACCGCAGCGCCTCTTTCCGCCGGATCATCGACCGACGGTGGCGTGAGCGCCTTTGCCGTCGACTATCAATCCGGCGCACTGACACCGTTGGCCGACTCGCCGATTCCGGCAGGCAAGAAGCCGGTGACGCTGGTTGCCGGCCCTGCCAGCGCGAATGGCCAGTTTATCTATGTGGTCAATCATGACGACTCGACCGTGATGGAGTTCTCCATCGGCACGGACGGCAAGCTGTATCTGAAGAACACCTACAACACGACCGGCAGCCTGCCCACGGCAGCGGCCATCGATGCTGCGGGCACCTTCCTGTACGTGACCAATACCTACCAGAACGGGCCGAACAACACCCAGTTGTATACGCCTGCCTCTCCCGGGCCGGGCAGCGTGACGATCTTCCCCATCAACAAGGATGGCAGCCTGGGCACTCCGGCGACTCAGAACGTCGGCAACCTTCCGGTTGCGATTGTGGCCAGCAAGCTCAGCAACTACGTCTATGTGCTGGATCAGGAGAATGCCACGACCAGCCCGCTGGGCGTTATCCTTGGCTACTCTGAAAACAGTTCCAACGGTGCGCTTACGCCGACGGCCGGCGGTACTGTTGTGTTGAACGGTGTTACGGTCGGCAATGGCTATCCTGCGGGCACTACGCCGAGCGCGATTGCAGAGGATCCCTCCGCACGGTTCGTTTACGTCACTGATAAGGCCACCAACCAGCTCTATGGATACCTGACCGGGACTGGTGGCGCGCTTACCACGATGACCAACGGGCCGTTCAGCACAGGGACGTTCCCAGTCAGCGTTACGATTGACCCGCGCGGCAAATACATGTATGTGGCGAACTACAACGACAACACTGTAAGCGCCTATGCGATCGACGTTGCTACGGGAGCCCCGGTAAGCTCTACCGGTTCGGCCACGACAAACGTTGGAACAACCCCGACCTGTATCGCAATCGAACCGGCAAAGGGCCAGTATCTGTACGTCTCGAACTACCTGGACGGAACGATTACGGGCGAATCGCTTAATTCGCATAACGGCGGGTTGACCGCAGTACAGAACACTCCCTTCCCTTCTTCCGGCCTGCCAACCTGCGCAGTGGCCGTGGCGAACGGATCGTACGGTCATCCTAATCAGATCATCAACCCCTAA
- a CDS encoding acyltransferase, with translation MPTAFTDVVAPTQTPLRTIRKPPLPALTGIRTLLALSIVLFHFTPPHLGLLYPFVDNGYIFVGVFFLISGYILTYNYADRAATLNKRNFWVARFARLYPIYLLALIVSLKMLDDEWTARSHAEFWKGIVLTPFLLQGWSPNLATFWNTVAWTLSCEVMLYAAFPWLIRIPWPKTAGRLIALLLAIWAIGMVPHSLYLYLNPDHLAGPVTRYTSTYLVRFLKYTPLPYTCTFLVGVVLGKLQHVLSLTDRQRFAIATASVAALLVVFYGFVSDLPYLMMHGGLLIPLFAALVIGLSGSNPISAAFACRPLLIVGESSYCLYLLHFNVLILIRKYHLSAHLHLSALDPWFSYAFVILFSLAAFRFVENPARRAILNRFSTKPRAPQPAS, from the coding sequence TTGCCAACCGCTTTCACTGACGTTGTCGCGCCCACCCAGACGCCACTCAGAACTATCCGCAAGCCACCCCTGCCCGCCTTGACCGGCATCCGCACCCTGCTTGCCCTCAGCATCGTGCTCTTCCACTTCACCCCTCCCCACCTCGGCCTGCTCTATCCCTTCGTCGACAACGGCTACATCTTCGTCGGCGTCTTCTTCCTCATCTCCGGCTATATCCTCACTTACAACTATGCCGACCGCGCCGCCACCCTGAACAAGCGAAACTTCTGGGTCGCTCGCTTCGCCCGTCTCTACCCCATCTACCTGCTCGCCCTCATCGTCTCCCTGAAGATGCTCGATGACGAGTGGACTGCCCGCAGCCACGCCGAGTTCTGGAAGGGAATTGTCCTTACCCCCTTCCTCCTCCAGGGCTGGAGTCCCAACCTCGCCACCTTCTGGAACACCGTTGCCTGGACACTCTCCTGCGAGGTCATGCTCTACGCCGCCTTCCCCTGGCTGATCCGCATCCCCTGGCCCAAAACCGCAGGCCGCCTCATCGCCCTTCTGCTCGCCATCTGGGCCATCGGGATGGTCCCCCACAGCCTCTATCTCTACCTCAACCCCGACCACCTCGCCGGTCCGGTCACGCGCTATACCTCCACCTACCTGGTGCGCTTCCTCAAATACACTCCGCTGCCCTACACCTGCACTTTCCTCGTCGGCGTCGTCCTGGGCAAACTTCAACATGTCCTCTCTCTCACCGACCGACAGCGCTTTGCCATCGCCACCGCCAGCGTCGCGGCCCTTCTCGTGGTCTTCTACGGATTCGTCTCGGACCTTCCTTACCTGATGATGCATGGCGGCCTGCTCATCCCTCTCTTCGCCGCGCTCGTCATCGGCCTCAGCGGATCGAACCCCATATCCGCCGCATTCGCGTGCCGCCCTCTGCTGATCGTCGGCGAGAGCAGCTATTGCCTCTACCTGCTCCACTTCAACGTGCTGATCCTCATCCGCAAATACCACCTCTCGGCGCACCTGCATCTCTCTGCGCTCGACCCTTGGTTCTCCTACGCCTTCGTGATCCTATTCTCGCTCGCCGCCTTCCGCTTCGTCGAAAACCCAGCCCGCCGCGCCATCCTCAACCGTTTTTCGACCAAGCCCCGAGCCCCTCAGCCCGCATCCTGA
- the pyrH gene encoding UMP kinase, with protein sequence MYKRVLLKLSGEALAAGSGFGIDAIFIHKVAEEIAAVHALGCQIGIVVGGGNFFRGVAQQAIDMDRVAADHMGMLSTVINSIAMQDAIEKRGLTCRVMSAIEMHQVAEPYIRRRAMRHLEKGRIVIFAAGTGNPFFSTDTAASLRAMEIKADILLKATSVDGIYTADPKTNPEATKFEQITYNDILRLNLRVMDTTAVSLCKDNNMPMMVFSMKKPGNIVRVVGGEKLGSLVTA encoded by the coding sequence ATGTACAAGCGAGTCCTCCTCAAGCTCTCCGGAGAAGCCCTTGCCGCGGGCAGCGGCTTCGGCATCGACGCCATCTTCATCCACAAAGTAGCCGAAGAGATCGCAGCCGTTCACGCTCTCGGCTGCCAGATCGGCATCGTCGTCGGCGGAGGCAACTTCTTCCGCGGCGTAGCCCAGCAGGCCATCGACATGGACCGCGTAGCCGCCGATCACATGGGCATGCTCTCCACCGTCATTAACTCCATCGCGATGCAGGACGCCATCGAAAAGCGCGGCCTCACCTGCCGCGTCATGTCCGCCATCGAGATGCACCAGGTCGCCGAGCCCTACATCCGTCGCCGCGCTATGCGCCACCTCGAAAAGGGCCGCATCGTCATCTTCGCCGCCGGCACCGGCAACCCCTTTTTCTCCACCGACACCGCCGCCAGCCTCCGCGCCATGGAGATCAAGGCCGACATCCTGCTCAAGGCCACCTCCGTCGACGGCATCTACACCGCCGACCCCAAAACCAACCCCGAAGCCACCAAGTTCGAGCAGATCACCTACAACGACATCCTCCGCCTCAACCTCCGCGTCATGGACACCACCGCTGTTTCTCTCTGCAAAGACAACAATATGCCCATGATGGTGTTCAGCATGAAGAAGCCGGGAAACATCGTCCGCGTCGTCGGCGGCGAAAAGCTGGGCTCGCTAGTCACCGCCTGA
- a CDS encoding NAD(P)-dependent oxidoreductase: MHIVLFGATGHSGSRILTELLSRGHQVTAITRDPAKLSPQPNLTIKQGDADSVAAIAANIKGADAVVSAYAPPADNTDQILPVTQYFIEAIKQVGTSGKAPRFLYVGGAASLEVAPGVTLLDSGHLPAAWQAIAKSHSDALALIKKSDINWTSFSPAAFFEPGQRTGKFRLGKDQLITDAQGNSKISMEDYAIALVDELEKPQHERQRFTIGY, encoded by the coding sequence ATGCACATCGTCCTCTTCGGAGCCACCGGCCACTCTGGCAGCCGCATCCTCACCGAACTCCTCAGCCGCGGACACCAAGTCACCGCGATCACCCGCGACCCCGCAAAGCTCTCCCCTCAGCCCAACCTCACCATCAAGCAGGGAGACGCAGACTCCGTCGCCGCCATCGCCGCTAACATCAAGGGAGCCGACGCCGTCGTCAGCGCGTACGCCCCTCCGGCGGACAACACCGACCAGATCCTTCCCGTTACTCAATACTTCATCGAAGCAATCAAGCAAGTCGGCACCTCCGGCAAAGCCCCGCGCTTCCTCTATGTCGGCGGAGCAGCCAGCCTCGAAGTCGCTCCCGGCGTCACCCTGCTCGACAGCGGCCATCTCCCCGCCGCGTGGCAAGCCATCGCCAAGTCCCACAGCGACGCCCTCGCCCTCATCAAAAAGTCCGATATCAACTGGACCTCCTTCAGTCCTGCAGCCTTCTTCGAACCCGGCCAGCGCACCGGCAAATTCCGCCTCGGCAAAGACCAGCTCATCACTGACGCGCAGGGCAACAGTAAAATCTCCATGGAGGACTACGCCATCGCGCTCGTGGACGAACTCGAAAAGCCTCAGCACGAGCGCCAGCGTTTCACCATCGGCTACTGA
- the tsf gene encoding translation elongation factor Ts has protein sequence MSTETAVKIDAKLVKELREKSGAPMGDCLKALQEAKGDMDAAFVVLRKRGMASAAKKASRSTNEGAVGTYIHAGGKIGVLVELNCESDFVARTTDFQELLRDVAMHIAATDPRYVRREDVTDEDIAREKDVYRAQAAASGKPANIVEKMLEGKMSKFYEEVCLLDQPFIKEQTQTIAQLIAGKVAKLGENISVRRFARFKVGDPNWTVATTAQATTEEAQA, from the coding sequence ATGTCTACGGAAACCGCAGTAAAGATCGACGCAAAACTCGTCAAAGAACTCCGCGAAAAGTCCGGCGCCCCGATGGGCGACTGCCTCAAGGCCCTCCAGGAAGCCAAGGGCGATATGGATGCCGCCTTCGTCGTCCTGCGCAAGCGCGGCATGGCTTCGGCCGCCAAGAAGGCCTCCCGCTCCACCAATGAGGGCGCGGTCGGAACCTACATTCACGCTGGCGGCAAGATCGGCGTTCTGGTGGAACTCAACTGCGAGTCCGACTTCGTCGCCCGCACCACTGATTTCCAGGAGCTGCTCCGCGACGTCGCCATGCACATCGCCGCGACCGATCCCCGCTATGTTCGCCGCGAGGACGTCACCGACGAAGACATCGCCCGCGAGAAGGACGTCTACCGCGCCCAGGCCGCCGCGTCCGGCAAGCCCGCGAACATCGTCGAGAAGATGCTCGAAGGCAAGATGAGCAAGTTCTACGAGGAGGTCTGCCTGCTCGACCAGCCCTTCATCAAGGAGCAGACCCAGACCATCGCGCAGCTCATCGCCGGCAAGGTAGCCAAGCTCGGCGAAAACATCAGCGTCCGCCGCTTCGCCCGCTTCAAGGTAGGCGATCCCAACTGGACCGTAGCCACCACCGCCCAGGCCACCACCGAAGAAGCACAGGCCTAA
- the rpsB gene encoding 30S ribosomal protein S2, with product MASITMKELLEAGVHFGHQTKRWNPKMKEYIFGERNGIYIIDLQKTLKMFKEASKFVTDLTATGKLVLFVGTKRQAQDAIAEEATRAGMPYINSRWLGGLLTNWVTVQKSVKRLQELDDMSTDGRYELLTKKEVIKLERERKHLSTNLSGIKSMKRLPDAIFVVDSNNEAIAVAEARKLGIPVVAVVDTNCDPTVVDYVIPGNDDALRAIRLFTTKIADSAYEGVQMVSERAFATEVADVQQAEVSPEHVGEEGEVLESQSSLIADPVDEDENVDLEAVLGGGIRKAPSAATIDEPESIAAETGA from the coding sequence ATGGCCAGTATCACTATGAAGGAACTGCTCGAAGCTGGTGTTCACTTCGGACATCAGACCAAGCGCTGGAACCCCAAGATGAAGGAATACATCTTCGGCGAGCGCAACGGCATTTACATCATCGACCTGCAGAAGACGCTGAAGATGTTCAAGGAAGCGTCCAAGTTCGTCACCGACCTCACCGCCACCGGCAAGCTCGTCCTCTTCGTCGGCACCAAGCGCCAGGCGCAGGACGCCATCGCCGAAGAGGCCACCCGCGCAGGCATGCCTTACATCAACAGCCGCTGGCTGGGCGGTCTGCTCACCAACTGGGTCACCGTGCAGAAGTCGGTCAAGCGCCTCCAGGAACTGGACGACATGTCCACCGACGGCCGCTACGAGCTGCTCACCAAGAAGGAAGTCATCAAGCTCGAGCGCGAGCGCAAGCACCTCTCGACCAACCTCTCCGGTATCAAGAGCATGAAGCGCCTTCCCGACGCCATCTTCGTCGTTGACTCCAACAACGAAGCCATCGCCGTCGCCGAAGCCCGCAAGCTCGGCATCCCGGTCGTCGCCGTCGTCGACACCAACTGCGACCCCACGGTTGTTGATTACGTCATCCCCGGCAACGACGACGCCCTCCGCGCCATCCGCCTCTTCACCACGAAGATCGCAGACTCGGCCTATGAAGGCGTCCAGATGGTCTCCGAGCGTGCCTTCGCCACCGAAGTCGCCGACGTTCAGCAGGCCGAAGTTTCGCCTGAGCACGTAGGCGAAGAGGGCGAAGTTCTCGAGTCGCAGTCTTCCCTCATCGCCGACCCGGTCGACGAGGACGAGAATGTCGATCTCGAAGCTGTCCTCGGTGGTGGCATCCGCAAGGCACCCTCAGCGGCAACCATCGACGAGCCCGAGTCCATTGCTGCCGAGACCGGCGCCTAA